From the Solanum lycopersicum chromosome 10, SLM_r2.1 genome, one window contains:
- the LOC112940079 gene encoding auxin-responsive protein SAUR68-like, with protein sequence MNMISAKKLIKMARKWQKFAAKQRKRSSFPRSNSNDLESCSTSSTIVSKGNFVVYKPDQKQFVVPLAYLQHEGVLDQLSGMGVKLDDEIQGLWLLNTLLDSWETLRVSLTNSAPSGVVTM encoded by the exons ATGAATATGATCAGTGctaagaaactcatcaagaTGGCAAGGAAATGGCAGAAGTTTGCAGCTAAACAGAGGAAGAGAAGTTCTTTTCCAAGGTCTAATTCCAATGATTTAGAGAGTTGTAGCACATCATCTACTATAGTTTCTAAAGGAAATTTTGTGGTATATAAACCTGATCAAAAGCAATTTGTGGTTCCGTTAGCTTATCTTCAACACGAG ggcgttcttgaccagctgtccggaatgggtgtaaagttggatgatgagatacagggactttggcttcttaatactctgctAGACTCTTGGGAGACTCTTagagtttctttgactaattctgctcccagtggtgttgtaaccatgtAA
- the LOC138338904 gene encoding auxin-responsive protein SAUR21-like: protein MGEKCLEVQKKNFHCLCTSQNSSSFFAFNIWSYKSFLDDNGNRFLRRSSTSGGVPKGHCVVYVGESQKKRFVVPVSYLSQPLFQDLLAKAEEEFGFDHPMGCLTIPCKEDVFVDLTSRLRRSS from the exons atgggag AAAAGTGTCTAGAAGTTCAAAAAAAGAACTTCCATTGTCTGTGTACTTctcaaaattcttcttctttctttgccTTCAACATTTGGAGTTACAAATCATTTCTTGATGACAATGGTAACCGGTTCTTAAGGAGGTCTTCAACATCTGGAGGTGTTCCAAAAGGTCATTGTGTTGTGTATGTAGGAGAGAGCCAAAAGAAGAGATTTGTCGTGCCAGTATCATACTTGAGCCAGCCTCTATTTCAAGACTTGTTAGCTAAAGCTGAAGAAGAGTTCGGCTTTGATCATCCAATGGGTTGTCTTACAATACCTTGCAAAGAGGATGTGTTTGTTGATCTTACTTCCCGCTTAAGAAGGTCATCATAG
- the LOC101263945 gene encoding probable methyltransferase At1g29790, which produces MDSTQNPKFLTSYLFFAFLLASSNLLTFFISTSFDSSCTFNQQTNTPSTVLAKPTPKYEAIQESSDNTQTDENLPSEFLAFTSPQKLPRGFNKNFNSDEIMPPIGRPCTLFRDLLDRYMSYNVNGSCPDDELLAQKLLLKGCEPLPRRRCHPAAPQEYVEPYPFPESQWRTPSDFSVVWTAFTCKNYDCLVNRARNQRAFDDCKDCFDLNGRERRRWTAKNGAGLDFSIDEVLAVKKAGTIRIGLDIGGGVATFAVRMRERNVTILTTSMNLNGPFNSFIASRGVIPLYVSISQRLPFFDNTLDIVHSMHVLSNWIPETLLHFLLFDIYRVLRPGGLFWLDHFFCVGDQFEKVYAPLIESIGFNKVKWIVGRKFDRGPELNEMYLSALLMKPLKNSW; this is translated from the coding sequence ATGGATTCAACTCAAAATCCCAAATTTCTTACATCTTATTTGTTCTTTGCTTTCCTTCTTGCATCCTCAAATCTCTTGACATTTTTCATTTCTACATCTTTTGACTCCTCTTGTACATTTAACCAACAAACAAATACTCCTTCCACTGTTTTGGCTAAGCCAACACCTAAATATGAAGCTATTCAAGAATCTTCTGATAACACACAAACTGATGAAAATCTTCCATCTGAGTTCCTAGCTTTCACATCACCACAAAAACTCCCGCGTGGATTCAACAAAAACTTCAATTCTGATGAAATCATGCCTCCGATTGGACGTCCATGTACTCTGTTTCGAGATTTACTTGATCGTTACATGTCGTATAATGTCAATGGTTCTTGCCCTGATGATGAACTTTTAGCACAAAAGTTGCTTCTTAAAGGTTGTGAGCCACTTCCTCGACGTAGATGTCATCCAGCTGCTCCACAAGAATATGTTGAGCCTTATCCTTTTCCTGAGAGTCAATGGAGAACACCATCGGATTTTTCTGTTGTATGGACTGCGtttacttgcaaaaattatgaTTGTCTGGTCAATCGTGCTAGGAATCAGAGAGCATTTGATGATTGCAAAGATTGTTTTGATCTCAATGGCAGAGAGAGAAGGCGTTGGACAGCAAAAAATGGTGCTGGTCTTGACTTCTCTATCGATGAAGTGTTAGCAGTAAAGAAGGCTGGAACAATTAGAATTGGGCTCGATATTGGAGGTGGTGTGGCTACATTTGCTGTAAGAATGAGAGAAAGGAATGTAACGATTCTAACGACTTCAATGAACCTTAACGGTCCGTTTAATAGTTTTATAGCTTCAAGAGGAGTCATACCTTTGTATGTTAGTATCTCTCAAAGACTTCCCTTTTTCGACAACACGTTGGATATTGTACACTCAATGCATGTGTTGAGTAACTGGATACCAGAAACACTTCTCCACTTCTTGCTTTTCGATATTTATAGGGTGTTAAGGCCTGGTGGTCTGTTTTGGCTTGACCATTTCTTCTGTGTTGGCGATCAATTTGAGAAAGTGTATGCACCACTTATCGAGAGTATTGGTTTCAACAAGGTGAAGTGGATCGTGGGAAGAAAGTTTGATAGAGGTCCCGAGCTAAACGAGATGTACCTTTCAGCATTGCTGATGAAGCCATTGAAGAATTCTTGGTGa